One Gimesia aquarii DNA segment encodes these proteins:
- a CDS encoding peroxidase family protein yields MLLRKPNRQRKATRKSYHISAAEYLEDRQLLSAVNSISTDIIDSNTESNTVTEYASIDGTGNNINNPELGSTDTELLRLANADYGDGLSTPAGEDRPSAREISNVIAAADSSETNDRYLTDIFWLWGQFLDHDITLTEAAHDADGNPLESFPIEVPTGDVFFDPTGTGDAVINLNRSIFEEDENGVRQQINQITAFIDGSVVYGSDEELAAQLRTFEGGLLATSDGDLLPYGENGFFLAGDIRANENVALTAMHTIWVREHNRIATELATENPDLTDEELYQQARQIVAAQLQAITFNEFLPALFGTGAVSEYDGYDSTVDPSIANEFSNAAYRFGHSMLSSELLRLDENGNVADEGNIALLDAFFNPSELEDHGIDSLLRGVSVNLAQELDNEVVDDVRNFLFGPPGAGGFDLASLNIQRGRDHGLSDYNSTRVALGLEAVENFSDISSDPEVAAKLEALYGTVDNIDLWVGGLAEDHLPGSSMGETFTAIIIDQFERLRDGDRFWYENVFSGDALKEINGTTLADVIERNSDISGLQENVFFAPTVMQVDLAETRTTDATIRAKDGNLEVVDNKTRRVISSQSLDSVDRLMITSSDGRSQHITVVGITTAELPGGLIVEAGDGRSDTLIVKGTDQTDSIIVNDDFVDVNGLQLDFTGLERIVVRGFDGDDTIEVADGVEIDVDVRDADDRDHRHDGRHRRKHADRRDDDRRSNRHERDVNHGMLDQVFASNDLDPILDFNHRKRRR; encoded by the coding sequence ATGTTATTAAGAAAACCCAATCGTCAACGTAAGGCCACCCGTAAATCATATCATATTTCAGCTGCTGAATACCTTGAAGATCGTCAACTGCTCTCTGCGGTGAATTCCATCTCGACCGACATTATCGATTCGAACACGGAGTCAAACACCGTTACCGAATACGCCTCGATTGATGGGACCGGCAATAATATCAACAACCCGGAACTCGGCAGTACCGACACAGAACTTCTGCGTCTGGCCAACGCGGACTATGGTGACGGCCTGTCGACTCCTGCGGGGGAAGATCGTCCAAGTGCTCGTGAAATCAGCAATGTCATCGCTGCCGCAGACTCTTCTGAAACCAACGATCGCTATCTGACAGACATCTTCTGGTTATGGGGACAGTTCCTCGATCACGATATCACCCTGACCGAAGCCGCTCATGATGCAGACGGAAATCCGCTGGAATCATTCCCGATCGAAGTACCGACCGGTGACGTATTTTTCGATCCAACAGGCACTGGGGATGCTGTTATTAATCTGAATCGATCAATATTCGAAGAGGATGAGAACGGTGTTCGACAGCAGATCAATCAGATTACGGCGTTTATTGATGGTTCTGTGGTCTATGGTTCGGATGAAGAGTTGGCCGCCCAGTTGAGAACCTTTGAAGGTGGTCTGCTGGCAACCAGTGACGGTGACTTGTTGCCATACGGAGAAAACGGATTCTTTTTGGCGGGTGATATTCGAGCCAACGAGAACGTCGCATTGACTGCGATGCACACCATCTGGGTGCGCGAGCACAATCGGATTGCGACAGAGTTGGCAACTGAAAACCCGGACCTGACCGATGAAGAACTGTATCAACAGGCACGGCAGATCGTTGCTGCCCAGTTACAGGCAATCACGTTCAATGAATTCCTCCCGGCTTTGTTCGGCACCGGTGCTGTCAGCGAATACGATGGGTATGATTCCACGGTCGACCCCAGTATTGCCAACGAATTTTCAAATGCCGCCTATCGCTTCGGGCACTCCATGCTCTCGTCCGAACTGCTGCGGCTTGACGAGAACGGGAACGTCGCCGATGAAGGCAATATTGCGTTGTTGGACGCGTTCTTCAACCCGAGCGAACTGGAAGACCATGGGATTGATTCTCTGTTGCGCGGGGTATCCGTGAATTTGGCGCAGGAACTCGATAACGAAGTCGTTGATGACGTTCGCAACTTCCTGTTTGGTCCTCCAGGAGCCGGGGGTTTCGATCTGGCGTCATTAAATATTCAGCGTGGCCGCGACCATGGACTGTCAGACTATAACTCAACAAGGGTTGCCCTGGGACTGGAAGCCGTGGAAAACTTCTCCGACATCTCATCCGATCCGGAAGTCGCTGCCAAACTGGAAGCGCTGTACGGCACAGTCGATAACATCGACTTGTGGGTTGGTGGTCTGGCCGAAGATCATCTGCCGGGATCGAGTATGGGGGAGACGTTCACGGCTATCATCATCGATCAGTTCGAACGACTGCGTGATGGAGATCGCTTCTGGTATGAGAACGTGTTCTCCGGTGATGCACTCAAGGAAATCAACGGCACGACGCTGGCCGATGTGATTGAACGCAATTCGGATATTTCGGGATTGCAGGAAAACGTGTTCTTTGCACCCACTGTCATGCAGGTTGACCTGGCAGAAACCAGAACAACCGATGCCACCATTCGCGCGAAAGATGGAAATCTGGAAGTGGTCGATAACAAGACGCGGCGAGTGATTAGCAGTCAATCGCTTGATAGTGTTGACCGTTTGATGATCACGAGTAGCGACGGCAGGTCACAGCACATCACCGTTGTAGGGATCACCACGGCAGAACTCCCCGGTGGTCTGATTGTGGAAGCGGGAGATGGCCGTTCTGACACATTGATCGTCAAAGGTACGGATCAAACCGATTCGATCATCGTGAACGATGATTTCGTTGATGTCAACGGCCTGCAACTGGATTTCACCGGCTTGGAGCGCATTGTGGTTCGGGGCTTCGACGGTGATGACACCATTGAAGTCGCTGACGGAGTGGAGATCGATGTCGATGTGCGTGACGCCGACGATCGTGATCATCGGCATGATGGACGTCACAGGAGAAAGCACGCGGATCGTCGAGACGATGACCGTCGGTCGAATCGGCATGAACGTGACGTTAATCACGGAATGCTGGATCAGGTCTTTGCTTCCAATGACCTTGATCCCATTTTAGATTTCAATCACAGAAAACGCCGTCGATAG
- a CDS encoding FCD domain-containing protein gives MNKTPMKSVTDLRAKLEGFAARHAADKVMEGIDPQRLLNCFQKLRQAAESGNYRRFALEDQKLHQTIVNLADVPGLKQA, from the coding sequence ATGAACAAGACCCCCATGAAATCAGTGACTGATCTTCGAGCAAAGCTGGAAGGTTTTGCAGCAAGACATGCCGCTGATAAAGTAATGGAAGGCATCGACCCACAACGACTACTCAACTGTTTTCAGAAATTGCGACAAGCAGCCGAAAGTGGCAACTATCGCCGCTTTGCGCTGGAAGACCAAAAGCTGCATCAAACAATTGTTAATCTGGCGGATGTACCCGGGTTGAAGCAGGCATGA
- a CDS encoding helix-turn-helix transcriptional regulator yields MFESHRPLVDNIASGKSEEAEDEALTHLDAVWFRLADATEDQSLPRDSLSRACAYLAFHFHEPIRLPELSHEIAGCSPGHLARLFREELELSFSDYLIELRMQKGASLLQHSNRSIREIGARVGYADPSRFATHFRRRFGLSPSEFRSRLVKVPKRPG; encoded by the coding sequence TTGTTTGAATCACACCGTCCCCTGGTGGATAACATCGCGTCGGGAAAATCGGAGGAAGCAGAGGACGAAGCGCTGACCCATTTGGATGCTGTCTGGTTTCGGTTAGCTGACGCCACGGAAGATCAATCACTTCCACGCGACTCTCTGTCCAGAGCGTGTGCTTATCTTGCCTTTCATTTTCACGAACCGATCCGGTTACCTGAATTGTCTCATGAAATTGCAGGTTGCAGCCCTGGGCATCTGGCACGATTGTTCCGTGAAGAACTCGAATTGAGTTTCAGTGACTACCTGATCGAACTCCGTATGCAAAAAGGAGCCAGCCTGCTACAACATTCGAATCGATCAATTCGAGAAATTGGTGCGCGTGTAGGTTATGCCGACCCATCACGGTTCGCGACTCACTTTCGTCGTCGTTTCGGTCTTTCTCCCAGCGAGTTTCGATCCCGATTGGTCAAAGTTCCAAAGCGGCCAGGATGA
- a CDS encoding sulfatase, whose protein sequence is MKRLIQSLLWQAFVWLCLFTVSEISFLQAAEPTQRPNIVVVLVDDLRWDELGCMGHPFVRTPHIDRIAHEGARFRNAFCSTPLCSPVRACLLTGLYTHNHGILDNINRSKHSHTLKTFPQALQKAGYNTAYVGKWHMGNDDTARPGFDYWVSMKGQGTSFNPVLNENGKRVPHSGHTTDVLNQKVNEFVQQKRDKPFCIYIAHKALHPELTQRDDGSITDPSAAKFMPAKRHENLYANDAIPRRLNVVDNLKGKRALLRAVPGLPPLSRETGTSDEVIRDRLRMLAGIDEGVGQLCALLDKQGQLDQTVFVFTSDHGYWYGEHGLSVERRLPYEEGIRVPLLVRYPPLIKAGTLVDQFAVSVDLAPTILDLAHVKAEQKYDGTTLVPLLKGEQPDDWRDSFLIEYNSDTVFPRLVKMGYKAVRTPRWKYIQFNELEGMNELYDVQNDPYEMENLIDQPESQPTIKTLQAELKRLMK, encoded by the coding sequence ATGAAACGGTTGATTCAGAGTTTGTTATGGCAGGCCTTTGTTTGGCTTTGTCTTTTCACAGTTTCCGAAATCAGTTTTTTGCAGGCTGCCGAACCAACACAAAGACCGAATATCGTGGTGGTGCTGGTAGATGACCTGCGGTGGGACGAACTGGGTTGTATGGGGCATCCTTTTGTGCGAACGCCTCACATCGACCGCATTGCTCACGAGGGAGCCCGCTTTCGGAATGCCTTTTGTTCCACCCCTCTTTGTTCACCTGTGCGGGCATGCTTACTCACCGGGCTTTATACACACAATCATGGAATTCTGGATAACATTAATCGAAGTAAACACAGTCATACATTAAAAACATTTCCGCAAGCACTACAAAAAGCAGGCTACAATACAGCCTATGTCGGTAAATGGCACATGGGCAACGATGACACCGCCCGTCCCGGTTTTGATTATTGGGTGAGTATGAAGGGGCAGGGAACATCGTTCAATCCGGTGTTAAATGAGAATGGCAAACGTGTACCACACAGCGGACATACGACGGATGTCCTGAATCAGAAAGTCAATGAATTCGTGCAGCAGAAAAGAGACAAACCGTTTTGTATTTACATTGCTCATAAGGCGTTACATCCGGAACTAACACAACGCGATGACGGCAGTATTACCGATCCCTCTGCGGCGAAATTTATGCCGGCAAAACGACATGAGAACTTATACGCGAATGATGCGATACCAAGACGTTTAAACGTGGTTGATAACTTAAAAGGCAAACGCGCTTTATTACGAGCCGTTCCAGGATTACCTCCTTTAAGTCGAGAAACGGGAACCAGCGATGAGGTCATCCGTGATCGGCTGCGTATGTTGGCGGGCATCGATGAAGGGGTGGGGCAGCTCTGTGCACTGTTGGACAAACAGGGGCAGCTCGATCAGACGGTCTTTGTTTTCACGAGTGATCATGGTTACTGGTATGGAGAGCACGGTTTGAGTGTGGAACGACGGCTCCCTTATGAAGAAGGAATTCGCGTTCCGCTGTTAGTTCGTTATCCCCCTTTGATCAAAGCAGGTACGCTGGTTGATCAGTTTGCTGTCAGCGTAGATCTGGCCCCGACGATACTGGACCTGGCACATGTGAAAGCGGAACAGAAGTACGATGGAACAACTCTGGTTCCTTTACTCAAAGGGGAACAACCCGATGATTGGCGTGATTCGTTCCTGATTGAATATAACAGCGATACTGTTTTTCCTCGTCTTGTCAAAATGGGATATAAAGCAGTTCGAACCCCGCGTTGGAAGTACATCCAGTTTAATGAGCTGGAAGGTATGAACGAACTCTATGACGTTCAGAATGATCCCTATGAAATGGAAAACCTGATTGATCAGCCAGAGTCTCAGCCAACCATTAAAACCTTACAGGCTGAATTAAAACGATTAATGAAATAA
- a CDS encoding DUF1549 domain-containing protein translates to MSGKQVKNARGFSRRWKISGLFGVVALSIIIFSGLHDSEAAQRKRGAKKKPAPKKEEPLPPRFMVKSKPVSTTKLSSAIKSAEKIDKLVESNYFKHKVKPNPMSTDEQFLRRIYLDITGTIPTYRETRYFLASRHPDKRKNLIDRLLNSDGYASHFYNYWADVLRYTDRLNNNVDGRPYRQWIKQSLAENKPWDDMVSEMITAEGLIWENPATGYLQRDSGMPLDNMNNTVRIFLGTRIGCAQCHDHPFDRWKQKEFYQMAAFTFGSSTRANGRDKRFYTGSDPNRRLRKEYNELGQEEKDRRRNQGRFNRMIRVNMMVVNDQINRKIRLPHDYAYTDAKPKSVVEPKTLFGKPADIKKGEAPRKAFARWMVSKDNPRFALTIANRLWKRAFGRGQIEPVDDMMDHTVAENPELMKYLESEMKRLNFDMKEYLRILYNTKTYQRQATTTDTPLSEAYHFPGPILRRMTAEQAWDSFLTLAVVDPEEYRELPSDVRSDIIAVNLNDASAQEVLDADKKVREEVDRKRYKREKKYKYKGQLLARASELPSPVPASHFLRTFGQSDRELISASSDSGSVPQILFMFNGPVTHMMLEKGSTIYNNVIEQKTVKEGVDVIFMTILNRRPDKEESKIAMDEIEKNGAAGYGNVIWSLVNTREFLFIQ, encoded by the coding sequence ATGTCAGGAAAGCAAGTCAAAAATGCGAGGGGATTCTCGCGACGCTGGAAGATCAGCGGTTTGTTTGGTGTGGTTGCCTTAAGCATCATCATCTTCTCGGGGCTTCATGATTCGGAAGCCGCTCAACGAAAACGAGGAGCCAAGAAGAAGCCAGCCCCCAAAAAAGAAGAACCACTCCCACCTCGATTTATGGTGAAGTCAAAACCAGTCAGCACGACGAAACTTTCCAGTGCGATCAAATCAGCAGAAAAGATTGATAAGCTGGTTGAATCAAATTACTTCAAACATAAAGTCAAACCCAATCCGATGTCGACAGACGAGCAATTCTTACGTCGCATCTACCTCGATATCACCGGCACGATTCCCACCTATCGCGAAACACGCTACTTTTTGGCTTCGCGTCATCCGGATAAACGAAAAAACTTAATTGACCGTTTACTAAACAGCGATGGCTACGCCAGTCATTTCTATAACTATTGGGCTGATGTGCTCCGTTATACCGACCGTTTAAACAACAATGTCGATGGGCGCCCCTATCGACAATGGATTAAACAATCTCTGGCGGAAAACAAACCGTGGGATGATATGGTCAGCGAAATGATCACAGCAGAAGGCTTGATCTGGGAAAACCCCGCTACGGGTTATCTGCAACGTGACTCCGGTATGCCGCTGGACAATATGAATAATACCGTCCGAATATTTCTGGGTACACGCATCGGTTGTGCGCAATGCCACGATCATCCCTTTGATCGCTGGAAACAAAAAGAATTTTATCAAATGGCGGCATTTACATTTGGTTCTTCGACACGTGCCAATGGAAGAGACAAACGATTTTATACGGGCAGTGATCCTAACCGCCGTCTGCGAAAAGAATATAACGAGTTGGGACAGGAGGAAAAAGACAGACGCCGTAATCAGGGACGGTTTAACCGTATGATTCGGGTTAACATGATGGTTGTCAACGATCAGATCAATCGCAAGATCCGGCTGCCACATGATTACGCCTACACGGACGCCAAACCGAAATCGGTCGTTGAACCAAAGACCTTGTTTGGCAAACCGGCTGATATCAAAAAGGGAGAAGCGCCACGCAAAGCGTTCGCCCGCTGGATGGTATCGAAAGATAATCCCCGATTTGCTCTGACCATCGCCAACCGCTTGTGGAAGCGGGCATTTGGTCGCGGTCAAATCGAACCTGTGGATGATATGATGGATCATACCGTTGCAGAAAATCCGGAATTGATGAAATATCTTGAATCAGAGATGAAACGACTCAATTTCGATATGAAGGAATATCTGCGAATTCTGTACAACACGAAGACCTATCAAAGACAAGCCACAACCACTGATACGCCCTTGAGTGAAGCGTATCATTTCCCCGGTCCCATTCTAAGACGTATGACAGCAGAACAGGCCTGGGATTCATTCTTAACGTTGGCCGTTGTTGATCCTGAAGAGTATCGAGAATTACCTTCGGATGTTCGATCTGACATCATCGCTGTGAACTTGAATGATGCTTCAGCTCAGGAAGTTCTCGATGCCGACAAAAAAGTACGCGAGGAAGTTGACCGTAAGCGTTATAAACGTGAAAAGAAATATAAATACAAAGGGCAATTGCTGGCACGGGCTTCCGAGTTACCCTCACCAGTTCCGGCCAGTCACTTTTTACGGACCTTTGGTCAATCGGACCGTGAACTGATTTCTGCCTCTTCAGACTCAGGTTCGGTACCTCAAATTCTGTTTATGTTTAATGGCCCTGTAACTCATATGATGCTTGAGAAAGGATCTACGATTTACAATAACGTAATCGAACAAAAAACAGTCAAAGAGGGAGTGGATGTCATTTTCATGACAATTTTAAATCGACGTCCCGATAAAGAAGAATCCAAAATTGCAATGGACGAAATCGAAAAGAATGGAGCCGCCGGTTATGGAAATGTCATCTGGTCGCTCGTGAATACACGCGAGTTTCTGTTCATTCAATAA
- a CDS encoding DUF1559 domain-containing protein, with product MNIRKRYGFTLIELLVVIAIIAILIALLLPAVQQAREAARRSDCKNRMKQIGLALHNYHETHRVFPSGSIVTSTACPLPGSARRGATWTVMILPFLDDVPRYNSFNFEGTFAGIANETSNTNEPQQIRPNSKYQCPSDPNAASAEPNSNYRGVQGGGSEARASCTGGSASNRRLFFKNGILFLNSSIKMRDVIDGTSNTFLVGESRWWFAVGQNSPYGTYFTWASSTRNASNSSHVNVVAAAVDPINTPLVDYFPSDGPYTNHPAGIGAVVGTHTRCFGSWHVGGAHFAMADGSIQFISENIDLALYRQLAQRQDGLPLGGLQ from the coding sequence ATGAATATCAGGAAACGCTATGGATTCACGCTGATCGAACTTCTGGTAGTGATTGCGATCATTGCGATTTTAATTGCCTTGTTACTGCCTGCAGTGCAACAGGCCCGTGAGGCTGCCCGTCGATCAGATTGCAAGAACCGCATGAAACAAATCGGGTTGGCTCTACACAATTATCATGAAACTCACAGAGTATTCCCTTCGGGATCGATCGTAACCAGTACTGCTTGTCCGTTGCCAGGCTCAGCGAGACGTGGCGCCACCTGGACTGTGATGATTCTTCCATTCCTGGATGATGTTCCCCGCTACAACAGTTTTAATTTCGAAGGCACTTTTGCTGGCATTGCGAATGAGACTTCTAATACGAACGAACCACAGCAAATTCGTCCGAATTCGAAATATCAATGTCCGTCCGATCCTAATGCTGCTTCGGCAGAACCAAATTCCAACTATCGGGGTGTGCAAGGGGGAGGCAGTGAAGCGAGAGCTTCATGCACAGGGGGTTCTGCGAGTAATCGGCGATTGTTTTTTAAAAATGGCATCCTGTTTCTGAATTCCAGTATAAAAATGAGGGATGTTATTGATGGAACTTCAAACACATTCCTGGTTGGTGAATCCCGCTGGTGGTTTGCGGTCGGGCAGAATTCTCCCTACGGCACTTATTTTACCTGGGCCTCCAGCACGCGGAACGCGAGCAACTCAAGCCATGTGAATGTTGTCGCTGCTGCCGTTGATCCTATCAATACACCACTTGTTGATTACTTTCCCAGTGATGGTCCCTACACAAATCATCCGGCTGGTATCGGAGCTGTTGTTGGGACTCATACCCGTTGTTTTGGCAGTTGGCATGTAGGCGGAGCACACTTTGCGATGGCCGATGGTTCTATTCAATTCATCAGTGAAAACATTGATCTGGCCCTGTATCGACAATTGGCGCAACGCCAGGATGGTCTCCCTCTGGGAGGCTTGCAATGA
- a CDS encoding PVC-type heme-binding CxxCH protein, with protein sequence MRSLFALRYLRPVSILSIGLPVLILGLTVSVRSADKSESKPKVDYSAEMPRILPRTPEESLKSFKIHDDFQIELVAAEPLLRDPVAMCFDARGRAYVVEMPEYNDAKKEGYSSVKLLEDTDGDGKFDKSFPFLSDLTLPTAVFSYKGGVFVGAPPHLYYCKDTTGDGIADVKEIVMTGFGRDRGDEGMINSFRWGLDNKIHFSTGIDGGMVTVTADKQKRKYNTKGRNVIFDPETRTIELTTGGGQHGMSLGNWNRVFVCANSVPMQVLMYDDRYIARNPYLAPPAAPVSIAPGGKYTKLMRISQVEPWRILRTRIRSQSKKGNAEGGKPSGFFTAATGITIFRGGAWPAEYQGNIFVGEPANNLVYRAAPKPNGLSLIAPRADQDKEFLASSDVWFRPVQFENGPDGALYVLDMYRELIEGAPFIPEEVIKHLDPVGGQDKGRIYRIVPKGFQQPALPQYGKLSSRELVALLESDNGWTRDTAQRLLFERQDTSVSGSLKHLATTSTKPITRATALWSLDGLKSLDETTLLKGLQDQDAQVRIQALRIAEHFAKSPNIQEQMVALANDSSLDVQYQAAFSLGAFDSVPRNQGLVKILKQNTSNKWIRMAVQSSLNQGAAEVFSTLVKTPGFLKEKHSQDFLVALAVQIGAQKNAADVKLFLTSLEAMPSADQKLTEIFFRRLLSRASGSTKKVIADSTSKHTAQLLKGMMQTAIQQALNSKLPVKARVDAIDTLSIGKFDETKDVFEELLSVQQPLQVRQAAITKLGLVNDDRVAGLLIDAWTSLSPQLRMSAVETLFSRKAWLMTLLGSIQDGEINPGDISPERVALLKKNQDGKIKKLAESLFHSQRLTGRSDVIKEYQAALKLKGDPANGKKVFKKSCAACHRLENVGVQLGADLKAIKDRGTEAVLLNILDPNREVKPQYVTYLIVTTQGRTITGLIKSENANSITIARADGTSDTVLRIDIDELISSRLSFMPEGLEKQINKQQMADLLAYLNAAK encoded by the coding sequence ATGCGTTCGCTTTTTGCACTGAGATATTTACGGCCTGTGAGCATCCTTTCCATTGGCCTGCCTGTTTTGATTTTGGGACTGACAGTCAGTGTAAGATCAGCTGACAAGTCGGAATCGAAACCCAAAGTCGATTATTCCGCGGAGATGCCTCGTATTCTTCCACGAACTCCGGAAGAGTCTTTGAAGTCATTCAAAATTCATGATGATTTCCAGATTGAGCTTGTTGCCGCAGAGCCTTTGCTCCGAGATCCGGTTGCCATGTGTTTTGACGCTCGTGGTCGTGCTTATGTTGTTGAGATGCCCGAATACAACGACGCAAAAAAAGAAGGCTACAGCTCAGTCAAGTTGCTGGAAGATACAGACGGCGATGGAAAGTTTGACAAGAGCTTCCCTTTTTTAAGCGATCTCACTCTGCCCACTGCGGTATTCAGTTACAAAGGCGGCGTTTTTGTGGGCGCTCCACCCCACTTGTATTATTGTAAAGACACGACTGGTGATGGGATTGCCGACGTCAAAGAAATTGTGATGACCGGCTTTGGCCGTGATCGTGGTGATGAAGGGATGATCAATTCGTTTCGTTGGGGATTGGATAACAAAATCCATTTTTCGACAGGCATCGATGGCGGGATGGTCACAGTCACTGCGGATAAACAAAAGCGAAAGTATAACACTAAAGGTCGTAACGTCATTTTCGATCCGGAGACACGCACTATCGAATTAACGACCGGTGGTGGCCAACACGGGATGAGCCTGGGGAACTGGAATCGGGTTTTTGTGTGCGCGAACAGTGTTCCGATGCAGGTGCTGATGTATGACGATCGGTATATTGCCCGCAATCCGTATCTCGCGCCACCAGCGGCACCGGTTTCCATTGCTCCGGGCGGCAAATACACAAAGCTAATGCGAATCAGTCAGGTCGAACCGTGGCGTATCTTAAGGACTCGCATTCGTTCACAAAGTAAAAAAGGAAACGCTGAAGGAGGCAAACCTTCTGGTTTCTTTACCGCGGCTACTGGTATCACGATCTTTCGTGGTGGGGCATGGCCCGCTGAATATCAGGGGAATATTTTTGTCGGCGAACCAGCCAACAATCTGGTATATCGCGCCGCGCCGAAACCCAATGGTTTGTCATTGATCGCGCCCCGTGCCGATCAGGATAAGGAATTCCTGGCTTCGAGTGATGTCTGGTTTCGTCCGGTTCAATTCGAAAACGGTCCCGATGGGGCATTGTATGTATTGGACATGTATCGAGAGCTTATCGAAGGCGCTCCCTTTATTCCGGAAGAGGTAATCAAACACCTAGATCCGGTGGGAGGACAAGATAAAGGACGCATCTATCGAATTGTCCCCAAAGGATTTCAACAGCCAGCGCTTCCTCAATATGGGAAGCTCTCATCACGAGAACTGGTTGCTTTATTGGAAAGTGACAACGGCTGGACCCGCGATACAGCGCAGCGATTATTATTTGAACGGCAGGACACTTCTGTCAGTGGAAGTTTAAAGCATCTGGCGACCACATCAACGAAACCAATTACCCGTGCCACTGCACTCTGGTCGTTGGACGGTTTGAAGTCATTAGACGAAACAACATTACTCAAAGGGCTACAGGACCAAGACGCTCAAGTCCGTATCCAGGCTTTAAGGATCGCTGAGCACTTTGCGAAATCGCCGAACATTCAAGAGCAGATGGTTGCGCTGGCCAATGACAGTTCCCTGGACGTCCAGTACCAGGCCGCTTTTTCGTTGGGGGCCTTTGATTCCGTTCCACGGAATCAGGGACTGGTTAAGATTCTGAAACAGAACACTTCCAATAAATGGATCCGCATGGCGGTTCAAAGTTCGCTCAACCAGGGAGCAGCAGAGGTCTTTTCGACGTTGGTAAAGACTCCCGGATTTCTCAAAGAAAAGCACAGTCAGGATTTTCTGGTTGCCTTAGCGGTACAAATCGGAGCACAAAAGAATGCCGCGGATGTGAAGTTGTTTTTGACATCATTGGAGGCCATGCCATCCGCAGATCAGAAATTGACTGAGATTTTTTTCAGAAGGTTGCTCTCGCGTGCATCAGGTTCCACAAAGAAGGTGATAGCCGACTCAACCAGTAAGCACACAGCACAATTACTGAAAGGGATGATGCAGACTGCGATTCAGCAGGCTTTGAATTCCAAATTACCTGTCAAGGCACGCGTGGATGCGATTGATACTTTGAGTATTGGAAAATTTGATGAAACAAAAGACGTATTTGAAGAGTTGTTATCAGTACAACAGCCGCTTCAGGTACGTCAGGCTGCGATTACAAAATTGGGGCTGGTCAATGATGATCGCGTTGCCGGTTTACTTATCGATGCCTGGACGAGTCTCAGTCCACAATTGCGCATGAGTGCCGTCGAGACGTTATTCTCAAGGAAGGCCTGGTTGATGACTTTGCTGGGTTCAATCCAGGACGGCGAGATCAATCCGGGAGATATCAGCCCGGAGCGTGTGGCACTGTTGAAGAAAAATCAGGATGGAAAAATCAAGAAGCTGGCTGAGTCGCTGTTTCATAGTCAACGACTGACGGGCCGATCTGATGTGATTAAAGAGTATCAGGCCGCCCTGAAGTTGAAGGGAGATCCAGCGAATGGTAAGAAAGTCTTCAAGAAATCCTGTGCCGCCTGTCATCGTCTGGAGAATGTAGGAGTGCAACTGGGGGCTGACTTGAAAGCCATTAAGGATCGAGGCACAGAGGCAGTGTTGTTAAATATTCTCGATCCGAACCGAGAGGTCAAACCTCAATATGTGACCTATTTGATCGTGACAACTCAGGGGAGAACGATTACCGGGCTAATCAAATCGGAAAATGCGAACAGTATTACGATTGCGCGTGCCGATGGAACCAGCGATACGGTTTTGCGGATTGACATTGATGAACTGATCAGCTCGCGGCTTTCCTTTATGCCCGAAGGTTTAGAGAAACAGATCAATAAACAGCAAATGGCTGATTTATTGGCCTATCTCAATGCGGCAAAGTAA